The following DNA comes from Candidatus Ozemobacteraceae bacterium.
ACGCCGTCCGCGACGAGGGTGAAATCCGTCGCCATGCCGCTCAGTCGGATATCCTCGGCGTGCAGTTCGGCGGTCCCCCTCACGCTGACGGTGCAGACTTTCCTTCCCGCCTGGCGACATTCGTCGGCGAGCCGCCGGCCCCACTCGTCGTCGATCCCGATGACGAGGCCGCGGTCGGCAGGCGTCAGATCGAGAAACAGCCGCCGCTTGGCCTGGTAGTAGTCCTCCATGTCCGGATGAAATTCGGTGTGCTCGAGGGACAGGTTCGAAAATCCCGCGGCCGCGAATGTGAGATCCTCGACGCGGCAGGATTTCAGGGCGTGCGAACTCACCTCCATCACGCCCGCCCGTACGCCATGCGCGCGGGCTTCCGCGAAAAGGGCGCTCAGGTCGAGCGATTCGGGGGTCGTATTCTTCGCCGGCCGCACGTCAAAGCCGAGATCGTACTCGACGGTGCCGAACCTGAACGCCGCGCCGAACGCCTTCCGGAGAATCGACTGGACGAGATACGTCGTCGTCGTCTTCCCCTTCGTGCCGGTGATGCCGACGAGATGCAAATCTTTCGACGGGTCGTCGTGGAACAGGCGTGCGATGGCCGAGAGGGCTCGCCGCGCATCCGTGACCCGCACCGCGGGAACGGGAATTCCGGCGAGCGGGGCCTGCGTGACGATCGCCGCGGCGCCGCGCCTGACGGCATCCTCGATGAACGCCGCGCCGTCGGCGGCCGAGCCGGGCATCGCGACGAACAGGAACCCGGGTTCGACCCTGCGCGAGTCGAACGCGACTCCCGTTATTTCGACGTCCGGATTCCCCGCCCGCTCGAGAACGGGAAAGGTCGTGAGCATGCTCAAACGCTTCATGTCTGCCTCGTATATGTATATATAAATATATTCATTGTGGTATTCAACGACGGGGGGTCGGAGAGAACCTGACCTGCACGATGCGGGAGGCGGGAATCGGCGCTCCCGGCCTGGGAAGTTGTTCGATCGCGACGCCGTTCCCCTCGAACGTCGGCGCCAGTTCGAGGTGTCGCGCCATGCTTGCCGCCTCTTTGAGTGTCATCCCGGTGAAATCCGGGACGAGGATCGACAGCGGGGGTCTGACGTCCTCCGACGTTCCCGAGGCGGTCGAGGAGGGCGGGACGAAGGCGGAGAGGGGAAGACGCACTTCCAGCGGCTCTTCCGGCCGGGGCTTGGCGGGCTTCGCCGGTTCGGACGCTGCGCTTTTCGAGGCGATGACAGCCGCCGCCGCCTCGGATGGGTTCTGGACCTTTCTGTCGGGAGGTATCTTCATATATTTCAGGATCCTGTCCATCATCGAACTGAAATACGGCCCCGCAACTTTGCCGCCGAAAAGCGTCCGGGTGTCGCCTTTCGGTTCGTTTGCCGCGACGAACAGCACGATTTTAGGGTCCAGCGCCGGAGCCATGCCGATGAACGAGGTGACGACCTTGTCCCAGTAGTAGCCGCCGGCGGGGTTGGCTTTCTGCGCCGTGCTCGTCTTGCCGCCGGCCGTATAATCGGGAATGGCGGCCAATTCGCCCGTTCCGTGATCGATGACGCCGAACAGCAGTTTGCGCAGATGTTTCGCGACGTCGGGCGGCATGACCTGGCGCTTCCGTTCGGATGCGTATTCCTCGCTGATGTCGCCGTTTTGCGAGATGATTCGCTTGATCACGTGGGGGCGCATCAGCCATCCCCCGTTCGCGATGGCGGAATACGCAGCGACGAGTTGTGCGCCGGTGACGCCGATCTCCTGGCCGATGCAGAGAGACGCGGCGGACAGGGCGGACCACTTCGACGGCGAACTGAAGATGCCCGGCGTTTCGGCCGGGACTTCGAGGCCGGTGGGC
Coding sequences within:
- a CDS encoding UDP-N-acetylmuramoyl-L-alanyl-D-glutamate--2,6-diaminopimelate ligase, producing the protein MKRLSMLTTFPVLERAGNPDVEITGVAFDSRRVEPGFLFVAMPGSAADGAAFIEDAVRRGAAAIVTQAPLAGIPVPAVRVTDARRALSAIARLFHDDPSKDLHLVGITGTKGKTTTTYLVQSILRKAFGAAFRFGTVEYDLGFDVRPAKNTTPESLDLSALFAEARAHGVRAGVMEVSSHALKSCRVEDLTFAAAGFSNLSLEHTEFHPDMEDYYQAKRRLFLDLTPADRGLVIGIDDEWGRRLADECRQAGRKVCTVSVRGTAELHAEDIRLSGMATDFTLVADGVKRPCRIALAGEFNVFNALMAAGLTRCLGIGWDMILDGITSLATVPGRFESIANDRGVTVIVDYAHSPAALENLLHAVRPLAAGGRVISVFGCGGNRSTEKRPVMGRLSATLADITVVTSDNPRKENPNDIISQIISGIDALPAAQRREVHVEADRRKAIALAISVARPGDVLLIAGKGHETGQIFADRTVPFDDRLVAKELLEGAHA